From a single Anaerolineales bacterium genomic region:
- a CDS encoding metalloregulator ArsR/SmtB family transcription factor, whose amino-acid sequence MRRDVFQAIADPNRRAILSLLAEKRMTLNGVAENFRISRPAVSKHIKILKECGLVVVIPQGRERYVEARFDRLGEVSDWIEKYRQVWEAKFDRLDKVLENMKKEK is encoded by the coding sequence ATGAGACGAGACGTGTTTCAAGCCATCGCAGACCCGAACCGCAGGGCGATCCTGTCCCTGCTTGCAGAAAAACGCATGACACTGAACGGTGTTGCCGAGAATTTTCGCATCAGCCGACCGGCTGTTTCAAAGCATATAAAAATTTTGAAAGAGTGCGGACTGGTAGTTGTCATCCCACAGGGACGTGAGCGTTATGTCGAGGCGCGTTTTGATCGGTTGGGCGAGGTCTCAGATTGGATCGAGAAATATCGTCAGGTGTGGGAGGCGAAGTTCGACCGTCTGGATAAAGTTTTAGAAAATATGAAAAAGGAGAAATGA
- a CDS encoding DUF1697 domain-containing protein, translated as MKNNQYLVLLRGINVGGKNIIKMVDLKASFEAMGFSNILTYIQSGNVLFQSDEKNKAALTAKIEKGFSERFNFEAKVVVISQKELDAVVKSAPRGFGSDPEKFRYDVIFLKEPLTPKEAMKSVRIRDGVDAAQAGKQALYFSRLISRASQSYLTKIIGMPMYQNMTIRNWNTTTKLLELMEGANG; from the coding sequence ATGAAAAATAACCAATATCTTGTCCTGCTGCGCGGCATCAACGTTGGCGGAAAGAACATCATCAAAATGGTGGACTTGAAAGCCAGTTTTGAGGCGATGGGCTTTTCAAATATCCTTACCTATATCCAAAGCGGAAATGTTCTGTTCCAGTCTGATGAAAAAAACAAAGCGGCGCTGACAGCCAAGATCGAAAAGGGATTTTCCGAGCGTTTCAATTTTGAAGCGAAGGTTGTGGTGATCTCTCAAAAGGAATTAGATGCTGTTGTTAAGTCTGCGCCGCGTGGGTTTGGCAGTGATCCTGAAAAATTCCGATATGATGTGATCTTCTTGAAGGAGCCGCTTACTCCGAAGGAAGCGATGAAAAGCGTGCGTATCCGCGATGGTGTGGATGCGGCTCAGGCAGGTAAACAGGCGTTGTATTTTTCACGTCTCATCAGCCGCGCTTCGCAGAGTTATCTCACAAAGATCATTGGCATGCCTATGTATCAGAATATGACCATCCGTAATTGGAATACGACCACAAAACTTTTAGAACTTATGGAAGGCGCAAATGGCTAA
- a CDS encoding excinuclease ABC subunit UvrA gives MPQEYIEIHGARENNLKNVSLRIPKRKITIFTGVSGSGKSSIVFDTIATESQRLLNENFSMFVRNFLPKYSQPDADSIENLSMSIVVDQKRMGGGSHSTVGTVTDINTILRLMFSRIGQPHIGPSNVFGFNDPKGMCPNCNGLGRKLDVDLDKFLDTSKSLNEGAILFPEYAVKSWYWSQLIDTGLFDPDKKLSKYTKKEMDDLLHSPPTKIKTKVGAKDFNMTFEGIVDRFTNKYIKRDLKTMSERTQKSVEPYMTMGPCSVCKGARLSQEVLKCKINGCNIADLIGMEIPVLIETLKTFKEPAAEPLVKAILERLQNLVDIGLEYLSLSRETDTLSGGESQRVKVVKHLGSSLTDVIYIFDEPSVGLHPRDVHRMNELLQKLRDKGNTVIVVEHDPDVIKVADHIVDVGPHAGPKGGEIVYEGSYVNLLKANTLTGTHMQQSIPLKDSFRTPTGKLPVKNAKVNNLKNVSVNIPTGVLTVVTGVAGSGKSSLINDVFQQQHPDAIVIDQSAVGVNSRSNPATYTGIMDDVRKAFASANKVQASLFSFNSKGACENCQGLGVIYTDLAFLNEAKTPCEICGGKRFKDEVLAYKLNGKSISDVLAMNVGQALEYFEIKEVVKKLQAMSDVGLDYLGLGQPLSTLSGGECQRIKLASELHKKGSIYIMDEPTTGLHMSDISHLMQVINRLVDTGNTVVVIEHNLHVIKNADWIIDMGPEGGSKGGQVMFEGTPRELLKAKGSLTSAYLKN, from the coding sequence ATGCCGCAGGAATATATTGAGATTCACGGCGCACGGGAAAATAATTTAAAGAACGTCTCGCTGCGCATCCCCAAACGCAAGATCACCATTTTTACAGGCGTGTCCGGCTCGGGCAAATCATCCATCGTTTTCGATACGATTGCGACCGAATCCCAGCGCCTGCTCAACGAAAACTTCAGCATGTTCGTGCGGAATTTCCTGCCGAAGTACTCCCAGCCTGATGCAGATTCCATCGAGAACTTGAGCATGTCCATTGTGGTGGATCAAAAGCGGATGGGCGGCGGCTCACACTCGACCGTGGGCACGGTCACCGACATCAACACGATCCTGCGCCTGATGTTTTCCCGCATCGGACAACCCCATATCGGACCCTCCAATGTCTTCGGCTTCAACGACCCGAAAGGGATGTGCCCGAACTGCAATGGACTGGGGCGCAAGTTGGATGTGGACTTGGACAAGTTCTTGGATACATCCAAATCCTTGAACGAAGGGGCGATCCTGTTTCCCGAATACGCCGTGAAAAGTTGGTATTGGAGTCAACTCATTGATACCGGCTTATTCGACCCTGACAAGAAGTTGTCCAAATACACCAAAAAGGAAATGGACGATCTTCTGCATAGCCCGCCCACGAAGATCAAGACCAAGGTCGGGGCAAAAGACTTCAACATGACCTTCGAAGGCATCGTTGACCGCTTCACGAACAAATACATCAAGCGTGACCTGAAAACCATGTCCGAACGGACGCAAAAGTCTGTGGAGCCGTATATGACGATGGGTCCATGTTCGGTGTGTAAAGGAGCACGTTTGAGCCAGGAAGTCTTAAAGTGCAAGATCAATGGCTGCAACATCGCGGATTTGATCGGCATGGAAATCCCTGTGTTGATCGAAACCTTGAAAACATTCAAAGAGCCTGCCGCCGAGCCGTTGGTCAAGGCGATTCTCGAACGTTTGCAAAATCTCGTGGATATTGGCTTGGAATATCTCAGTCTCAGCCGTGAAACGGATACGCTTTCGGGCGGCGAGTCACAGCGTGTTAAAGTGGTCAAGCATTTGGGCAGCAGTCTCACGGATGTGATCTACATTTTCGATGAGCCGAGCGTGGGCTTGCATCCGCGCGATGTGCATCGTATGAACGAGTTGTTGCAGAAATTGCGTGACAAGGGCAACACGGTCATCGTCGTGGAGCATGACCCAGACGTGATCAAAGTGGCAGACCATATCGTGGATGTGGGTCCGCATGCAGGTCCGAAAGGAGGCGAGATCGTCTACGAAGGGAGTTATGTCAACTTGCTCAAGGCAAACACGTTGACGGGCACGCACATGCAGCAATCCATCCCCTTAAAAGATTCGTTTCGTACGCCGACGGGAAAACTCCCCGTCAAGAATGCGAAGGTCAATAACCTGAAGAACGTCAGCGTGAACATCCCAACGGGCGTGTTGACCGTGGTGACGGGTGTGGCGGGTTCTGGCAAAAGTTCGCTCATCAATGATGTTTTTCAACAACAACATCCCGATGCAATTGTGATCGACCAGTCGGCGGTTGGAGTGAATAGCCGTTCGAACCCTGCCACGTACACGGGCATCATGGACGATGTCCGCAAGGCGTTTGCATCGGCGAACAAGGTTCAGGCTTCGTTGTTCAGTTTCAACTCGAAGGGGGCGTGCGAGAATTGTCAGGGACTCGGCGTGATCTACACCGACCTGGCATTTCTCAACGAAGCGAAAACTCCATGCGAAATCTGCGGCGGCAAACGTTTCAAAGATGAAGTGCTGGCTTACAAACTCAACGGCAAATCCATCAGCGATGTGCTGGCGATGAACGTGGGGCAGGCGCTCGAATACTTTGAGATCAAGGAAGTCGTCAAAAAACTGCAAGCCATGAGCGATGTGGGTTTGGATTATCTTGGACTCGGTCAGCCCTTGAGCACGCTTTCCGGTGGCGAATGTCAGCGCATCAAACTTGCCAGCGAACTGCACAAAAAGGGGAGCATTTACATCATGGACGAACCGACCACAGGCTTGCACATGTCCGATATCAGCCATCTCATGCAGGTCATCAATCGCCTCGTGGACACGGGCAATACGGTCGTCGTCATCGAACACAATCTGCACGTCATTAAGAACGCCGATTGGATCATTGACATGGGTCCCGAAGGCGGCAGTAAGGGCGGGCAGGTCATGTTTGAAGGCACGCCCAGGGAGTTGTTGAAAGCGAAGGGATCGCTTACCAGTGCGTACTTAAAGAATTAA
- a CDS encoding DUF1801 domain-containing protein: MANSNFPKIGSPATQALEAAGYTNLKQLTKVTEAELAQLHGMGPKALGILREALKTEGLSFKQGRTGEKLKKKGSPVSRTDKVDEFLRELSHPLTAEVEALRSIIKGVDKDIAEEVKWKAPSFNFKGEYLVTFNLRDTKRIHLVFHNPHIAKVKSELLEGKYVDRRMMYLADMRDIKKKKPMLEKILKDLIRLQK, translated from the coding sequence ATGGCGAACTCTAATTTTCCCAAGATCGGCTCACCCGCCACACAGGCTTTGGAGGCGGCAGGGTACACAAACCTAAAGCAGTTGACCAAAGTCACCGAGGCGGAGCTTGCCCAACTACATGGCATGGGACCCAAGGCGTTGGGAATTCTTCGTGAGGCATTGAAGACGGAAGGTCTGTCCTTCAAACAGGGGCGGACGGGGGAGAAGCTGAAGAAGAAAGGCTCGCCTGTCAGCCGAACGGACAAGGTGGATGAATTTCTCCGGGAACTGAGTCATCCGCTCACGGCGGAGGTGGAGGCGCTGCGCTCCATCATTAAGGGCGTGGACAAAGACATCGCAGAAGAAGTCAAATGGAAAGCTCCTTCCTTCAATTTCAAGGGTGAGTATCTTGTCACTTTCAATCTGCGAGATACAAAACGTATCCATCTGGTCTTTCACAATCCTCATATCGCCAAAGTGAAGAGTGAACTGCTGGAAGGGAAGTATGTTGACCGGCGCATGATGTACCTTGCTGATATGCGTGATATAAAGAAGAAGAAACCAATGTTGGAAAAAATATTGAAGGATCTCATCAGGCTGCAAAAATGA
- a CDS encoding MarR family transcriptional regulator — MTKSTKTDLKKRALMAVRDYGVNLTHFRNAMNEWAGLNATDMECLRLLFQKGIASPSELARHTGLTSGATTAMLDRLEKAGLIERRPNPNDRRGSLIAPEKSSGEKMASWFESARNAQDELISSYSESDLEIIADVFERFAKLWDDERKKVQKHQ; from the coding sequence ATGACGAAATCCACAAAGACAGATCTGAAGAAACGAGCCTTGATGGCGGTCAGAGATTATGGGGTAAACCTGACCCATTTCCGCAACGCCATGAATGAATGGGCAGGACTCAACGCCACCGATATGGAATGTCTAAGACTGCTGTTCCAAAAAGGCATTGCATCACCCTCTGAACTTGCCCGGCACACAGGACTCACGTCCGGCGCGACGACCGCCATGCTGGACAGGCTTGAAAAGGCTGGATTAATTGAACGCCGACCCAATCCCAATGACCGCCGCGGGTCTCTGATCGCTCCGGAAAAATCAAGCGGTGAAAAAATGGCGTCATGGTTTGAGTCGGCGCGAAACGCGCAAGATGAATTGATCTCAAGTTATTCCGAAAGCGACTTGGAAATTATTGCCGATGTTTTTGAACGTTTTGCAAAACTATGGGACGACGAGCGCAAAAAAGTTCAAAAGCATCAGTGA
- a CDS encoding FAD-binding oxidoreductase: MTTQRVIPPTVPELRTLFNGKVIAPDDPRYESARTIAYGGIDHHPAAIIRAADAGDVSRLVSLAREYGFELAVRSGGHSSAGHSTTEGGIVLDLSTMKDLQIDLAEKTAWAETGLTAGEFTAALGTHGLAVGFGDTGSVGLGGITLGGGVGFLVRKYGLTIDSLLAAEVVTADGQLLYVDDKSHPDLFWAIRGGGGNFGVATRFKFQLHEVDMVLGGMLFLPATADTIASFIAEAESAPEELSTILNVITAPPMPFLPEEVIGKPIIMALMVYAGDPAEGEKVVAPFRALATPYADMLRPMRYPEMYPPEEDGEYHPIAAARTMFLDHVTRSDAELILERLQRSTGSMAVTQLRVLGGAMARVPSDATAFAHRQSKIMANLAALYEKPEEKEIHEAWVTEFFSSLQQSDKGMYVNFVGDEGEAHIRAAYPGATWERLRKVKSKYDPDNLFRLNQNIPPA; this comes from the coding sequence ATGACGACACAAAGGGTTATTCCCCCAACTGTTCCAGAACTGAGAACCTTGTTCAACGGCAAGGTCATCGCCCCGGACGATCCGCGCTATGAATCCGCGCGGACAATCGCCTACGGCGGAATTGACCACCACCCCGCAGCAATCATCCGTGCGGCGGATGCGGGCGATGTCTCGCGGCTTGTCTCGCTGGCGCGCGAATACGGTTTCGAACTGGCGGTGCGCAGCGGAGGTCACAGCAGCGCGGGTCACAGCACGACCGAGGGCGGCATTGTGCTCGATCTTTCAACCATGAAGGATCTACAGATCGACCTTGCAGAAAAAACCGCCTGGGCGGAGACAGGTCTGACCGCTGGCGAGTTCACAGCGGCTCTTGGCACGCACGGTCTCGCCGTTGGCTTTGGCGACACCGGCTCCGTTGGTCTCGGCGGCATTACGCTTGGCGGGGGAGTCGGGTTCTTGGTTCGCAAATACGGGCTGACGATTGACTCTTTACTCGCCGCCGAAGTCGTCACCGCAGACGGTCAACTCCTTTATGTGGACGACAAATCGCACCCCGATCTCTTCTGGGCGATTCGTGGCGGAGGCGGCAACTTTGGCGTTGCGACGCGCTTCAAATTCCAATTGCATGAGGTGGATATGGTCCTCGGCGGGATGCTCTTCCTGCCTGCCACAGCGGACACCATCGCTTCTTTCATCGCCGAAGCTGAATCTGCTCCCGAAGAATTGTCCACCATTTTGAATGTGATTACCGCGCCGCCCATGCCGTTCCTGCCTGAAGAGGTGATTGGCAAACCGATCATCATGGCACTGATGGTGTATGCAGGCGACCCTGCGGAGGGTGAGAAGGTTGTTGCGCCGTTCCGCGCGCTTGCCACGCCGTACGCCGACATGCTGCGCCCGATGCGCTACCCGGAGATGTATCCGCCCGAGGAAGATGGAGAATATCATCCCATCGCCGCCGCGCGGACGATGTTCCTCGACCACGTTACCCGCTCCGACGCGGAGTTGATCCTGGAACGCTTGCAGCGTTCGACCGGTTCAATGGCGGTGACCCAGCTTCGGGTATTGGGAGGCGCGATGGCGCGCGTCCCCTCGGATGCGACCGCGTTCGCCCATCGTCAATCGAAGATCATGGCGAACCTCGCCGCGTTGTATGAAAAGCCCGAGGAGAAGGAAATCCACGAAGCCTGGGTGACCGAATTCTTTTCCTCGTTGCAGCAAAGCGACAAGGGCATGTATGTGAATTTCGTCGGTGATGAAGGCGAAGCGCATATCCGCGCGGCATACCCGGGCGCGACGTGGGAGCGGCTGCGCAAGGTCAAGTCGAAATACGATCCCGATAACCTCTTCCGTCTCAATCAAAATATCCCTCCGGCGTGA
- a CDS encoding DUF1801 domain-containing protein produces the protein MSPKKDTQTSKGFTAEEKAAMKARAQELKAEARMSKNREEGEKAVFAAIAQMKEPERSMAKRLHEIVTTAAPDLMPKTWYGMPAYADKDGKVICFFQAASKFDTRYATFGFQPDARLDDGNMWAASFALIKLTAAEEKKIIALVKKAVH, from the coding sequence ATGAGCCCCAAGAAAGATACTCAAACATCCAAAGGATTCACAGCCGAAGAAAAAGCCGCGATGAAGGCTCGTGCCCAGGAGTTGAAGGCGGAAGCGCGTATGAGCAAGAACAGGGAGGAGGGCGAGAAAGCGGTGTTCGCGGCAATCGCACAGATGAAAGAGCCGGAGCGCTCCATGGCGAAGCGGCTTCATGAGATCGTCACAACCGCTGCGCCGGATCTCATGCCGAAAACCTGGTATGGGATGCCCGCCTATGCGGATAAGGACGGCAAGGTCATTTGCTTCTTTCAAGCCGCGAGCAAGTTCGACACGAGATACGCAACATTTGGCTTCCAGCCTGATGCAAGGCTTGACGATGGCAATATGTGGGCAGCCTCCTTTGCGCTGATCAAGTTGACCGCCGCCGAAGAGAAAAAGATCATCGCGCTCGTGAAAAAAGCGGTACATTGA
- a CDS encoding VOC family protein, which translates to MKKITPFLWFDMQAEEAMNFYISLFKNSKVNHVSRGPDGKAFSVSFELDGQEFMGLNAGPKFKFNESISMYVNCKDQTEVDHFWNALTADGGEESMCGWCKDKFGLWWQIIPQQLGELMGDSDPVKSKRVVDAMLKMKKIIVADLQKAHDEA; encoded by the coding sequence ATGAAAAAGATCACCCCGTTCTTATGGTTCGATATGCAGGCGGAAGAAGCGATGAATTTTTACATCTCGCTGTTCAAGAACTCGAAGGTCAACCATGTGTCACGCGGACCTGATGGAAAGGCATTCTCGGTTTCCTTCGAATTGGATGGGCAGGAATTCATGGGGTTGAACGCGGGACCGAAATTTAAGTTCAATGAATCGATCTCAATGTATGTCAATTGCAAAGACCAAACCGAAGTGGATCATTTTTGGAATGCGCTCACTGCCGATGGGGGCGAGGAATCCATGTGCGGCTGGTGTAAGGATAAGTTTGGATTATGGTGGCAAATTATCCCGCAGCAATTAGGCGAATTGATGGGTGACTCTGACCCGGTCAAGTCCAAGCGTGTGGTGGATGCCATGCTCAAGATGAAGAAGATCATCGTGGCAGACTTGCAAAAGGCGCATGACGAAGCATAG
- a CDS encoding DNA alkylation repair protein — MTFWQRDADMPAQLTAGEFLKRLKALRSSAVAKSHSHLAADENDEILGVRMGQVFALAKEFMNMELNEVEAMLESPIHEMRVGAVSIMDFQARSKKTTDEQKKRLFDLYIRRHDRINTWDLVDRSAPWVVGSYLIDKPRKILYKLAKSKMMAERRTAVISTLFFIGRGDVEDSFKLAEFLLYDREDLIHKANGWALRVAGDKDRKGLLEFLDKYAVDIPRVTLRYATEKFDKKQREYYLKLKDQK; from the coding sequence ATGACGTTTTGGCAAAGGGACGCTGACATGCCTGCGCAGTTGACCGCGGGTGAATTTCTCAAAAGATTAAAGGCACTTCGTTCGTCCGCAGTTGCCAAATCACACAGCCATTTGGCGGCGGATGAAAATGACGAGATACTCGGCGTCCGCATGGGACAGGTCTTCGCGCTGGCAAAAGAATTCATGAACATGGAGTTGAATGAAGTCGAAGCAATGCTCGAAAGCCCGATCCATGAGATGCGGGTCGGCGCGGTCAGCATCATGGACTTTCAGGCACGCAGCAAAAAGACAACTGATGAACAAAAGAAGAGACTGTTTGATCTGTACATCCGCCGCCATGACCGCATCAACACCTGGGATTTGGTGGACCGCTCCGCTCCGTGGGTGGTGGGGAGTTATCTTATCGACAAGCCGCGCAAAATTTTGTACAAGCTGGCAAAGTCGAAGATGATGGCGGAACGGCGGACGGCGGTTATCAGCACCTTGTTTTTCATCGGCAGGGGCGATGTGGAAGATTCGTTCAAACTGGCGGAGTTTCTTCTTTATGATAGGGAAGACTTGATTCACAAGGCGAATGGCTGGGCGCTGCGCGTTGCAGGCGACAAGGATCGCAAAGGGTTATTGGAATTTTTAGACAAATACGCTGTCGATATACCGCGAGTCACCTTGCGGTATGCGACCGAAAAGTTCGATAAAAAACAACGCGAGTATTATTTGAAATTGAAGGATCAGAAATAA
- a CDS encoding DUF1801 domain-containing protein, with the protein MAKTNFQSIDEYIAACSPDSRAYLQEIRKLIRALVPDAKERISYQIAAFERNGKNIIHFAGWKKHVSLYPVPAGSEAFERQVAKYVDGKGTLKFPLDEPLPIKLIEKVIKLHVEANKKLTKGEF; encoded by the coding sequence ATGGCTAAAACAAATTTCCAATCCATTGACGAGTATATTGCGGCGTGCTCGCCAGATTCGCGGGCGTATTTGCAAGAGATCCGTAAACTGATCCGCGCCTTGGTGCCGGATGCGAAGGAGAGGATCAGTTATCAGATCGCGGCGTTTGAGCGGAACGGCAAGAACATCATCCATTTTGCGGGGTGGAAAAAACATGTATCGCTGTACCCGGTTCCGGCGGGGAGTGAGGCGTTCGAGCGTCAGGTCGCAAAATATGTGGACGGCAAAGGGACGTTGAAATTTCCGCTCGATGAGCCGCTTCCGATTAAGTTGATTGAAAAAGTCATCAAGTTGCATGTAGAGGCAAATAAAAAGTTGACCAAAGGAGAATTTTAG
- a CDS encoding DNA-directed RNA polymerase subunit alpha C-terminal domain-containing protein, producing MTPDRNDLPKLAAPALRALTSAGIASLKDLTKVSEDELMQLHGMGRNALDTLRDALKSKGWSFRTTKKSAGGKMDKTIRTHLDNIRSTDGKLQNEAYYFLIDITEKPVEWAYDAWDELVAGLTHEDNHVRAISSQVLANLGRSDPKGRMFKDFDRLLEVTRDEKFVTARHCLQSIWKVGLGGKKAQELVVKGLEKRFKECEKEKNGTLIRYDILVGLRNLYDATISSEIRETALKLIELERDPKYKKKYAGAWK from the coding sequence ATGACACCAGACCGGAATGACCTCCCAAAGCTTGCCGCTCCCGCCCTGCGCGCTTTGACAAGCGCAGGGATCGCCAGCTTGAAAGACCTGACAAAGGTCAGTGAAGACGAACTCATGCAGTTACACGGCATGGGCAGGAATGCGCTCGATACATTGCGTGATGCGCTCAAGTCGAAGGGATGGTCTTTTCGGACAACAAAGAAATCAGCTGGAGGAAAGATGGATAAAACCATCCGCACACATCTGGATAACATCCGCTCAACGGATGGGAAGTTGCAGAATGAAGCCTATTATTTCTTAATAGACATAACCGAAAAGCCTGTGGAGTGGGCATACGATGCATGGGATGAACTCGTTGCAGGGCTGACGCACGAGGATAACCATGTCCGCGCGATCTCATCGCAGGTGTTGGCGAATCTTGGGAGGAGCGACCCCAAGGGCAGGATGTTCAAGGATTTCGATAGATTGCTGGAAGTGACGAGGGATGAAAAATTCGTCACGGCGCGGCATTGTCTGCAATCCATTTGGAAGGTTGGCTTGGGCGGAAAGAAGGCGCAAGAGTTGGTCGTGAAAGGTTTGGAAAAACGTTTCAAGGAATGTGAAAAGGAGAAGAACGGCACATTGATCCGCTACGATATTCTTGTCGGGCTGCGGAATCTGTATGATGCCACGATCTCCAGCGAGATCAGGGAAACGGCGTTGAAACTCATTGAACTGGAGCGGGACCCGAAATACAAGAAGAAATATGCGGGGGCATGGAAGTAA
- a CDS encoding SRPBCC family protein: MSSKNKVNITAEPGKQELFITREFDAPRELVFKAHTDPDLFVQWIGPHGLTTTLDIFEPVSGGRYRYIQKDADGNEYAFNGTFHEFSLERMIQTFEFEGLPERGHVSLDCMTLEELPGDRTRLTVHSIFRSVSDRDGMIQAGMESGITEGYERLDDVLAKGR; this comes from the coding sequence ATGTCATCAAAGAACAAAGTGAACATCACCGCCGAACCCGGCAAGCAGGAACTCTTCATCACGCGCGAATTCGACGCGCCGCGCGAACTTGTCTTCAAAGCGCACACGGACCCCGACCTCTTCGTGCAATGGATCGGTCCGCACGGGCTGACGACCACTCTCGATATCTTCGAGCCCGTCAGTGGCGGCAGGTATCGGTACATCCAAAAGGATGCGGATGGAAATGAATATGCCTTCAACGGAACCTTCCATGAGTTCTCGCTGGAGCGCATGATCCAGACCTTCGAATTTGAAGGATTGCCCGAACGCGGACACGTCTCTCTGGATTGCATGACGCTGGAGGAATTGCCGGGGGATCGGACAAGGCTCACGGTTCATTCCATCTTTCGGTCTGTTTCTGATCGCGACGGCATGATCCAGGCTGGAATGGAGAGCGGCATCACCGAAGGCTATGAACGCCTCGATGACGTTTTGGCAAAGGGACGCTGA
- a CDS encoding dihydrofolate reductase family protein, whose protein sequence is MRKIIVLEHISLDGVIQAPGGPEEDTSGGFAHGGWVMPYSDEILGVVLRKQMDSPFDLLVGRTTFEIWEPYWSQHADVWQGVNTATKYVASNTRTSSAWQPSVFLNGDVAEKVAKIKQQQGPDLHVWGSSNLIQTLIKQDLVDVFWLMIYPITLGTGKRLFADGTILAAFKVTESTVTSKGVIIVNYERAAE, encoded by the coding sequence ATGAGAAAAATTATCGTACTTGAACATATTTCCCTTGATGGTGTCATCCAAGCCCCAGGCGGACCTGAGGAAGATACCAGCGGCGGCTTCGCGCATGGCGGGTGGGTAATGCCATACTCCGATGAGATTCTTGGTGTTGTTCTGAGAAAGCAGATGGACAGTCCGTTTGATCTGTTGGTAGGACGCACAACATTTGAAATTTGGGAGCCGTACTGGTCCCAACATGCCGATGTGTGGCAGGGTGTTAACACGGCGACGAAGTATGTCGCTTCGAATACCAGAACGTCCAGCGCATGGCAGCCGTCTGTGTTTTTGAACGGGGATGTCGCAGAAAAAGTCGCCAAGATCAAACAACAGCAAGGACCGGATCTGCATGTGTGGGGAAGCAGCAATCTCATTCAGACGTTGATCAAGCAAGATCTGGTTGATGTGTTCTGGCTGATGATCTATCCGATAACGTTGGGGACTGGAAAGCGCTTATTTGCTGATGGGACGATCCTAGCGGCGTTCAAGGTGACCGAAAGCACAGTCACATCGAAAGGCGTCATCATCGTGAATTACGAGCGTGCTGCAGAATGA
- the asd gene encoding aspartate-semialdehyde dehydrogenase, whose protein sequence is MYQSQIPVAVLGATGSVGQRFISLLENHPWFKVVALAASDRSVGQMYSQATRWVLDVPMPEYARNMVIVPAATESVQAKIVFSALHNEIANVIEPQFAQTGAAVCSNASTYRRNEDVPLLIPEVNAEHIHLIKQQRKNRGWSGCIVTNPNCTSTGLTIALKALDDAFGVKNVFAVSMQALSGAGYPGIPSLDIMDNVIPNIKGEEEKVEWEPRKMLGKLNGNRIEMADIAFSVHTNRVAVTDGHTVCASVGLTHPADPETAEAVLRAYAAPMSARELPSSPRPVIEVRSEADRPQPRLDRMAGKGMTTVVGRVRRDPILDLKFVVLSHNTIRGAAGGSIYNAELLVTENLL, encoded by the coding sequence ATGTACCAATCTCAAATCCCCGTTGCCGTGCTCGGCGCAACAGGTTCTGTCGGTCAGCGGTTCATATCATTGCTGGAGAATCATCCATGGTTCAAGGTGGTTGCGCTTGCCGCGTCCGACCGATCCGTTGGGCAAATGTATTCGCAGGCAACGCGCTGGGTACTCGATGTCCCCATGCCGGAGTATGCCCGCAACATGGTCATCGTCCCCGCCGCAACAGAATCCGTGCAGGCAAAGATCGTCTTTTCTGCATTGCACAACGAGATCGCCAACGTCATCGAGCCGCAATTCGCACAAACCGGCGCGGCGGTCTGCTCGAACGCATCAACTTATCGGCGGAACGAGGACGTTCCCCTGCTCATCCCTGAAGTCAATGCGGAGCATATTCACTTGATAAAACAACAACGAAAAAATCGCGGCTGGAGCGGATGCATCGTCACCAACCCGAACTGCACCAGCACAGGTCTCACCATTGCGCTCAAAGCGCTCGACGATGCATTCGGCGTGAAAAACGTATTCGCCGTCTCCATGCAGGCGCTCTCGGGCGCGGGCTATCCCGGCATCCCTTCGCTCGACATCATGGACAACGTCATCCCGAACATCAAAGGCGAGGAGGAAAAAGTGGAGTGGGAACCGCGCAAGATGCTCGGCAAATTGAACGGAAACAGGATCGAAATGGCGGATATCGCCTTCAGCGTACACACGAATCGCGTGGCTGTGACGGATGGTCATACGGTCTGCGCGAGCGTGGGATTGACGCATCCCGCCGACCCGGAAACTGCTGAGGCGGTCCTGCGGGCTTATGCCGCCCCGATGTCAGCGAGGGAACTGCCGTCGTCACCACGACCAGTGATCGAGGTCCGAAGTGAAGCGGATCGCCCCCAGCCGCGGCTCGACCGCATGGCAGGCAAAGGCATGACGACCGTCGTCGGGCGTGTGAGACGCGATCCGATCCTTGACCTGAAATTTGTCGTGCTATCCCACAATACCATCCGCGGCGCGGCAGGCGGTTCGATCTACAATGCTGAATTGTTGGTGACTGAAAATCTTTTGTAG